The following coding sequences lie in one Brevibacterium marinum genomic window:
- a CDS encoding putative quinol monooxygenase, translating to MSTPASLPYAFVAKIVAADGQHDAVADLLAGAVALANEEVGTIVWFAVRTHADTFWIFDAFHDEAARDAHANGAIVAALTDNQHLLSAAPEILAADVLASKLP from the coding sequence ATGTCAACACCCGCATCACTTCCGTATGCCTTCGTCGCCAAGATCGTCGCGGCCGATGGACAGCACGACGCGGTCGCCGATCTGCTCGCCGGCGCTGTCGCACTCGCCAACGAAGAAGTAGGAACGATTGTCTGGTTCGCGGTCAGGACCCACGCCGACACCTTCTGGATCTTCGATGCATTCCACGACGAGGCCGCTCGCGACGCCCACGCCAACGGCGCCATTGTCGCAGCCCTGACGGACAATCAGCACCTCCTCAGCGCAGCACCCGAGATCCTGGCGGCCGACGTCCTCGCGTCCAAGCTCCCGTAG
- a CDS encoding GlxA family transcriptional regulator, translating into MRIGLIAIDGCFGSAIASIIDIVRVADGARGDVDPRIDPIELAILGPKRRVTTTASMTLSVDHPLSESAEFDVVVVPALGTLTAAATNDALQSRDARSVIASLGRLDEATTRIAAACTGVFAVAETGRMHHRRATTSWFLGPEFLKRYPTVALDLDTMVVVDGNLVTAGAAFAHIDLALSLVRSISPDLAQHVAKLLIIDERPSQAAFVAYEHLRHEDPIVVEFERFVRARLDEPFNVAFVAQSLGTSRRTLERRVRAALNLTPLGFVQRLRIERARHLSATTDLTSAEIALRVGYANAETLRSLLRRERRRS; encoded by the coding sequence ATGCGTATCGGACTGATCGCGATCGACGGCTGCTTCGGTTCGGCTATCGCGTCGATCATCGACATCGTGCGGGTGGCCGACGGAGCCCGCGGCGATGTCGACCCGCGGATCGACCCGATCGAACTCGCCATCCTCGGACCGAAACGGCGAGTGACCACGACGGCATCGATGACCCTGTCGGTGGACCACCCGCTGTCGGAGTCCGCAGAGTTCGACGTGGTCGTCGTCCCTGCGCTTGGAACCCTTACGGCCGCCGCTACCAACGACGCCCTCCAGAGCCGAGATGCTCGTTCGGTCATCGCCTCGCTCGGGCGCCTCGACGAGGCGACCACCCGGATCGCCGCGGCGTGCACCGGCGTGTTCGCTGTCGCCGAGACCGGACGGATGCATCATCGGCGGGCGACGACCAGCTGGTTCCTGGGGCCGGAGTTCCTGAAGCGCTATCCGACCGTCGCCCTCGATCTCGACACCATGGTCGTGGTCGACGGGAACCTCGTCACCGCCGGCGCCGCGTTCGCCCACATCGACCTCGCGCTCTCACTCGTGCGATCGATCAGCCCCGACCTGGCCCAACATGTCGCCAAGCTCCTCATCATCGACGAGCGCCCGTCGCAGGCGGCTTTCGTCGCCTACGAACATCTCCGGCACGAGGACCCGATCGTCGTCGAGTTCGAACGCTTCGTGCGCGCCCGCCTGGACGAACCGTTCAACGTCGCCTTCGTCGCGCAGTCGCTCGGCACCAGCCGGCGCACCCTCGAACGACGAGTTCGTGCGGCGCTCAACCTCACTCCGCTCGGCTTCGTCCAACGGCTTCGCATCGAACGAGCTCGGCACCTCTCAGCAACCACGGACCTCACCTCCGCCGAGATCGCGCTACGGGTCGGCTACGCGAACGCCGAGACTCTGCGCTCCCTCCTGCGTAGGGAGCGACGCCGTTCCTGA